Proteins encoded by one window of Clostridium cagae:
- a CDS encoding ABC transporter ATP-binding protein has product MEYVVEMLNIRKEFPGIVANDNITVRLKKGEIHALLGENGAGKSTLMSVLFGMYQPERGVIKVRGKEVKISNPNVANDLGIGMVHQHFKLVHNFTVTENIILGCEPKKGLTVDIKSAAKRIKELSEKYSLNVDPYAKIEDITVGMQQRVEILKMLYRDAEVLILDEPTAVLTPQEIDELMKIMRNLIKEGKSIIIITHKLKEIKAVADNCTVIRRGKYIGTVNVQETSQAKMAEMMVGRPVSFNVEKEDKEPGEVILKVDNISVMNNKKVLGLKNFSIEVKAGEILGVAGVEGNGQSELIEAITGMRNVQSGKVYFEGKDITDMSIRKRIDSGIAHIPEDRQKRGLVLDYTIEDNIVLEIYGREPFSKHGLLNREAIHNYAEKIIKEFDVRSGEGGASFARTMSGGNQQKAIIGREIELDPDLLIAVQPTRGLDVGSIEYIHKRLVEQRDEGKAVLLISLELSEVLNLSDRIAIINSGELIGTVNASETNENEVGLMMAGIQRGSEA; this is encoded by the coding sequence ATGGAATATGTAGTTGAAATGCTAAATATCCGTAAGGAATTCCCAGGTATAGTTGCAAATGATAATATTACCGTAAGATTAAAAAAAGGTGAAATTCATGCATTACTTGGTGAAAATGGTGCGGGTAAATCTACATTAATGTCAGTTCTTTTTGGTATGTATCAACCAGAAAGAGGAGTTATAAAGGTAAGAGGAAAAGAAGTTAAGATTTCTAATCCAAATGTTGCAAATGATTTAGGAATAGGAATGGTGCATCAACATTTTAAATTAGTACACAATTTTACAGTAACTGAAAATATAATTTTAGGATGTGAACCTAAAAAAGGTTTAACAGTTGATATTAAAAGTGCTGCTAAGAGAATCAAAGAATTATCTGAAAAATACTCATTAAATGTTGATCCCTATGCCAAAATAGAGGATATAACTGTAGGTATGCAACAAAGAGTTGAAATTTTAAAAATGCTTTATAGAGATGCTGAGGTATTGATTTTAGATGAACCAACAGCTGTACTTACACCACAAGAAATAGATGAACTTATGAAAATTATGAGGAATCTTATAAAAGAAGGAAAGTCTATAATTATCATAACCCATAAACTTAAAGAAATTAAAGCTGTTGCAGACAATTGTACTGTTATTAGACGTGGAAAATATATAGGAACAGTTAATGTACAAGAAACATCTCAAGCAAAGATGGCAGAGATGATGGTTGGAAGACCAGTAAGCTTTAATGTTGAGAAAGAAGATAAAGAACCAGGAGAGGTTATTTTAAAAGTTGATAACATTTCTGTAATGAACAACAAAAAAGTACTTGGACTTAAGAACTTCTCAATTGAAGTTAAAGCGGGAGAAATTCTTGGAGTTGCTGGAGTAGAAGGTAATGGGCAATCAGAATTAATTGAAGCTATTACTGGAATGAGAAATGTGCAATCTGGAAAAGTATATTTTGAAGGTAAGGATATTACCGACATGTCAATACGTAAGCGTATAGATAGCGGAATAGCACATATTCCAGAAGATAGACAAAAAAGAGGACTAGTTTTAGATTACACTATTGAAGATAATATTGTGCTTGAAATATATGGTAGGGAACCGTTTTCTAAACATGGATTATTAAATAGAGAAGCTATCCACAATTATGCTGAAAAAATTATTAAAGAATTTGATGTTAGATCAGGAGAAGGTGGAGCATCTTTTGCTAGAACAATGTCAGGTGGTAATCAACAAAAAGCTATAATTGGTCGTGAAATTGAATTGGATCCAGATTTATTAATAGCAGTTCAACCTACTAGAGGTCTAGATGTAGGTTCTATAGAATATATTCACAAAAGACTTGTAGAACAAAGAGATGAAGGAAAAGCTGTTTTACTTATATCATTAGAATTAAGTGAGGTTTTAAATTTATCAGATAGAATTGCAATCATTAATAGCGGTGAATTAATCGGTACTGTTAATGCTTCAGAAACAAATGAAAATGAAGTCGGCTTAATGATGGCTGGTATTCAAAGGGGGAGTGAAGCGTGA
- a CDS encoding Lrp/AsnC family transcriptional regulator: MEEVLEILEKNSRYTDEQIATMAGKSVDEVKTAIKDYEDKSIIAGYTTLINWENTGKETVTALIEVKITPQRGEGFDNVAERIYKFSEVTACYLMSGGFDLTVIVEGKSMKEVALFVSEKLAVQEYVLSTSTHFVLRKYKDHGTIFKEKKIDDREAIFI; the protein is encoded by the coding sequence ATGGAAGAAGTATTAGAAATATTAGAAAAAAATAGTCGTTATACTGATGAACAAATAGCAACTATGGCTGGAAAAAGTGTTGATGAGGTTAAAACAGCGATTAAAGATTATGAAGATAAAAGTATAATAGCGGGATATACTACTTTAATTAATTGGGAAAATACAGGTAAAGAAACTGTTACAGCATTAATTGAAGTTAAAATAACTCCTCAAAGAGGAGAGGGTTTTGATAATGTTGCAGAAAGAATATATAAATTTTCAGAAGTTACAGCTTGCTATTTAATGTCTGGTGGATTTGATTTAACAGTTATAGTAGAAGGAAAGAGTATGAAAGAAGTAGCTCTTTTTGTATCAGAAAAGCTTGCTGTGCAAGAATATGTATTAAGTACTAGTACACATTTTGTTTTAAGAAAATATAAGGATCATGGAACAATATTTAAAGAAAAGAAAATTGATGATAGGGAGGCAATATTTATATGA
- a CDS encoding aminotransferase class I/II-fold pyridoxal phosphate-dependent enzyme — translation MILENMIKNNVREMPPSGIRKYFDMINEMEGVISLGVGEPDFVTPWNVREAGIYSLEKGHTHYSSNAGFIELRHEISKYLYRRFNLSYNPTDEIIVTVGGSEGIDIALRALVGPGDEVIIPEPSFVAYKGCTAFTGATPKVINLRAEDEFKLTPELLEEAITPKTKVVIIPFPNNPTGAIMTREELTKIVEVLKDKDIIVISDEIYAELCYDEEHVSIASFPEMRDKTLVINGFSKAYAMTGWRLGYLCGHPTLIDAMKKIHQYAIMCSPTTAQYAAIEAMKNGDKNVQTMVREYNRRRRVLVDGFRKMGLDCFEPLGAFYVFPSIKSTGMTSDEFCEQLLINEKVLTVPGNAFGDCGEGFIRACYASSMDNIMEALKRIERFIDKINK, via the coding sequence ATGATACTAGAGAATATGATTAAGAATAACGTAAGAGAAATGCCACCATCAGGAATAAGAAAATATTTTGATATGATTAATGAAATGGAAGGGGTTATATCTTTAGGTGTTGGTGAACCTGATTTCGTTACTCCTTGGAATGTTAGAGAAGCAGGAATTTATTCATTAGAAAAAGGACACACTCATTATTCATCAAATGCAGGATTTATAGAACTTAGACATGAAATATCTAAGTATTTATATAGAAGATTTAATCTTAGTTATAATCCGACTGATGAAATAATAGTAACAGTAGGTGGAAGTGAAGGAATAGATATAGCACTTAGAGCATTAGTTGGACCTGGAGATGAAGTTATAATACCAGAACCAAGTTTTGTTGCATACAAGGGGTGTACAGCTTTTACAGGAGCAACACCTAAAGTTATAAATCTTAGAGCAGAAGATGAATTTAAACTTACTCCAGAACTTTTAGAAGAAGCAATAACTCCAAAAACTAAAGTTGTAATAATACCGTTTCCTAATAATCCAACTGGTGCAATTATGACTAGAGAAGAATTGACTAAAATAGTAGAAGTTTTAAAAGACAAAGATATAATTGTTATATCTGATGAGATATATGCAGAGCTTTGTTATGATGAGGAACACGTTTCTATAGCATCTTTCCCAGAAATGAGAGATAAAACGTTAGTTATAAATGGTTTTTCAAAAGCCTATGCTATGACAGGATGGAGACTAGGATATTTATGTGGACATCCAACTTTAATAGACGCTATGAAAAAAATACATCAGTATGCTATAATGTGTTCGCCAACAACAGCTCAATATGCAGCAATAGAGGCAATGAAAAATGGTGATAAAAATGTACAGACAATGGTTAGAGAGTACAATAGAAGAAGAAGAGTATTAGTTGATGGATTTAGAAAAATGGGCTTAGATTGTTTTGAACCATTAGGAGCATTTTATGTATTTCCATCTATAAAGTCAACAGGTATGACATCTGATGAATTTTGTGAACAACTTCTTATAAATGAAAAAGTACTTACTGTTCCAGGAAATGCATTTGGTGATTGTGGCGAAGGTTTTATTAGAGCTTGTTATGCATCTTCTATGGATAATATAATGGAAGCACTTAAAAGAATAGAAAGATTTATTGATAAAATAAACAAGTAA
- a CDS encoding BMP family lipoprotein: MKKKLLSLLAISAITVSMFAGCGGSGTGTSDSKGGEQIKVGMVTDSGTIDDKSFNQGTWEGILKAEKDLGIAQPKYLKPNGETEADYMKEIGNLYDAGFRLIATPGFKFETAIFKSQEKYKDAKFVLIDGTPNNGGKTPEYKVDENSVSILFAEHQAGFLAGVATSVELKEGDLGFIGGMEIPAVQKFNWGFQQGVAYANENLGTKMSLKADNIIYQGTFNDTAAGQQLAAQMYDRGVKAIFCAAGGVGNGVITEAKTRIGSGSQVWVVGVDRDQFDDGVYADGKSVILTSAVKKVEAASFDMVKAVKEGTFPGGQTLTFDVTKDAVGIPAKNPNLSEATMKTVAEVNEKVKDGTITVAGEQGNLVK; the protein is encoded by the coding sequence ATGAAAAAGAAATTATTATCATTATTAGCTATTTCTGCAATAACAGTATCAATGTTTGCTGGTTGTGGAGGATCTGGTACAGGAACTAGTGATTCAAAGGGTGGAGAACAAATTAAAGTAGGTATGGTTACAGACTCAGGAACAATAGATGATAAGTCATTTAACCAAGGTACTTGGGAAGGAATACTAAAGGCTGAAAAAGATCTTGGAATTGCACAACCTAAATACTTAAAGCCTAATGGAGAAACAGAAGCAGATTATATGAAAGAAATTGGAAATCTTTATGATGCTGGATTTAGATTAATAGCTACTCCAGGATTTAAATTTGAAACTGCAATATTTAAATCACAAGAAAAATATAAAGATGCAAAATTTGTTTTAATTGATGGTACTCCAAATAATGGTGGAAAAACTCCAGAATATAAAGTAGATGAAAACAGTGTTTCTATTTTATTTGCTGAACATCAAGCAGGATTTTTAGCAGGTGTTGCTACATCTGTTGAATTAAAAGAAGGAGACCTAGGATTTATAGGTGGTATGGAAATACCAGCAGTACAAAAATTCAACTGGGGATTCCAACAAGGTGTTGCTTATGCTAATGAAAATTTAGGAACTAAAATGTCATTAAAAGCAGACAATATAATATATCAAGGTACTTTCAATGATACAGCAGCAGGACAACAATTAGCAGCTCAAATGTATGACAGAGGCGTTAAAGCTATATTCTGTGCAGCTGGTGGAGTTGGTAATGGAGTTATAACAGAAGCTAAGACTAGAATCGGATCAGGTAGTCAAGTATGGGTAGTTGGTGTTGATAGAGATCAATTTGATGATGGTGTATATGCAGATGGTAAATCAGTAATTCTTACTTCAGCAGTTAAAAAAGTAGAAGCTGCAAGTTTTGATATGGTAAAAGCAGTTAAAGAAGGAACTTTCCCAGGAGGTCAAACTTTAACATTTGATGTTACAAAAGATGCAGTAGGTATTCCAGCAAAGAATCCTAACTTATCAGAAGCAACAATGAAAACAGTTGCTGAAGTAAATGAAAAAGTTAAAGATGGAACAATAACAGTTGCAGGTGAACAAGGAAACTTAGTAAAATAA
- a CDS encoding ABC transporter permease produces MSKKESLNSILAVVLGLIAGAILMALIGDNPVDGYSYLFRGGLMNIERIGNTLATATPLVLTGLSVAFAFKTGLFNIGTPGQMLFGGFAATAVGLTCYNSIPRSILLLVMIIVGAVAGALWAFIPGLLKAKFNVNEVVSTIMMNWACYWIVYYTIPAYFKGETLETESRLLPEVASLKTPMLTKLFEGSYINLGILIAILAVIIVGFILNKTILGYELKAVGFNRDAAEYAGMSVNKNVIYAMMIAGALSGLAGVAQYVGNASNIQIGVMPTQGFDGIAVSLLGANNPIGVFISAIFFGLLYSGKGFMNANTSIPPEIADTIIATIIYFAATSAVVPMVYNKFKRKKELKNEQKAGNTGTGILPNDENNKSSDDTEEINNKEEK; encoded by the coding sequence GTGAGTAAAAAAGAGAGTTTAAATTCCATACTTGCAGTTGTTTTAGGACTGATTGCAGGTGCAATATTAATGGCTCTTATTGGAGATAATCCTGTAGATGGATATTCATATCTATTTAGAGGCGGATTAATGAACATAGAAAGAATTGGTAATACGTTAGCGACAGCTACACCATTAGTACTTACAGGACTTTCAGTTGCATTTGCATTTAAGACAGGTCTTTTCAATATCGGAACTCCTGGACAAATGTTATTCGGTGGATTTGCTGCTACAGCAGTAGGATTAACATGCTATAACAGTATTCCAAGATCTATATTGTTATTAGTTATGATAATTGTGGGAGCGGTTGCAGGTGCACTTTGGGCATTTATACCAGGATTATTAAAAGCTAAATTTAATGTAAATGAAGTTGTATCTACTATTATGATGAACTGGGCTTGCTATTGGATAGTTTACTATACAATTCCAGCTTACTTTAAAGGTGAAACTTTAGAAACTGAATCAAGACTACTTCCAGAAGTAGCATCTTTAAAAACACCAATGCTTACTAAATTATTTGAGGGGTCTTATATTAACTTAGGCATACTTATTGCAATTTTAGCAGTTATTATAGTTGGATTTATACTAAATAAAACAATTTTAGGTTATGAATTAAAAGCTGTAGGGTTCAATAGAGATGCAGCAGAATATGCAGGTATGTCTGTAAACAAAAATGTAATTTATGCTATGATGATTGCAGGTGCACTTTCAGGTCTTGCAGGTGTGGCTCAATATGTAGGAAATGCATCTAATATACAAATTGGTGTAATGCCAACTCAAGGTTTTGATGGTATCGCAGTATCATTACTAGGTGCTAACAATCCTATAGGTGTATTCATATCAGCAATATTCTTTGGATTATTATATTCAGGAAAAGGATTTATGAATGCCAATACAAGTATTCCACCTGAAATTGCAGATACTATAATAGCAACTATTATATATTTTGCAGCTACAAGTGCAGTTGTACCTATGGTATACAATAAATTTAAACGTAAAAAAGAATTAAAAAATGAACAAAAGGCAGGCAATACAGGAACAGGAATATTGCCTAATGATGAAAATAATAAATCTTCAGATGATACTGAGGAAATAAATAACAAGGAGGAGAAGTAA
- a CDS encoding cytidine deaminase, with protein sequence MENKELIKIALKYREKAYSPYSNFKVGAAVLFDSGKVYGGCNIENASFGATNCAERTAIFTGVAEGETKINAIAIVGSLEENTYPCGICRQVISEFGGPEVKVILAKSEEDYIETDMAEILPGTFTKVDLDKNNK encoded by the coding sequence ATGGAAAATAAAGAACTTATTAAAATAGCACTAAAGTATAGAGAAAAGGCATATTCACCATATTCTAATTTTAAAGTTGGTGCAGCTGTATTATTTGATAGTGGAAAAGTGTATGGCGGATGCAATATTGAAAATGCTTCTTTTGGTGCAACTAACTGTGCTGAAAGAACAGCAATTTTTACTGGTGTAGCAGAAGGTGAAACTAAGATTAATGCAATTGCAATAGTAGGAAGCTTAGAAGAAAATACTTATCCTTGTGGAATATGTCGACAAGTTATAAGTGAATTTGGTGGTCCAGAAGTAAAAGTAATACTTGCAAAAAGTGAAGAAGACTATATTGAAACAGATATGGCAGAAATTTTACCAGGTACATTTACAAAAGTAGATTTAGATAAAAATAATAAATAA
- the pulA gene encoding type I pullulanase produces the protein MMQSILYEHENYCGKLGAIYSEEKTKFILWAPISKSVRVILYYEEKNEVFDMKKGEEGIWSLELLGDFNGVYYNYLVNNDQNEIEVVDPYAKAVNVNGNRGMVIDLESTNPKDWDEDIKPQFTNATDAIIYEIHVRDFSISKTSGVNYKFRGKYNGVYEKETKIPGTNYPTCLEYIKELGITHVHLMPAFDYATVDESNVSSENYNWGYDPKNFNVPEGSYSLDPFNGEKRIIEFKNMIKTLHEHGIRVIMDVVYNHTHSTYSSNLNCIVPSYYYRQNNDGWFSNGSGCGNELATERKMVKKFIIDSLLYWASEYHIDGFRFDLMGLYDIEIMKDIRKSLDKIDKSILMYGEGWTGGASPLPEWDKCIKFNISKFGDMNIAAFSDDIRDGIKGNVFDSHSKGFISGAGILEETIKFGVVASTKHNQINYESLKYSKFPWANEPYQTVTYASAHDNYTLWDKICLSNNNFSKEDLKAMNKLSAAIILTSQGISFFQAGEEFLRTKKNNDGSLNGNSYNSPDSVNELQWNRTVEYKDVVDYYKGLIRLRKFCKGFRMESSNEIRENLRFLERERNFYNDKVVGFNIDLNYLQINWKQICVIYNANLNSVEVKLDKNGWNIIVNENEAGINKLSYVDNNIVIVPKLSCYVLVKEE, from the coding sequence ATGATGCAATCTATATTATATGAACATGAAAATTATTGTGGCAAATTAGGGGCAATTTATTCTGAAGAAAAAACAAAGTTTATATTATGGGCTCCAATTTCAAAAAGTGTAAGAGTAATATTATATTACGAAGAAAAAAATGAAGTTTTTGATATGAAAAAAGGAGAAGAAGGGATATGGAGTTTAGAACTTTTGGGAGATTTTAATGGAGTTTATTATAATTATTTGGTTAATAATGATCAAAATGAAATAGAAGTTGTAGATCCATATGCTAAAGCAGTAAATGTAAATGGAAATAGGGGAATGGTAATTGACTTAGAGTCTACTAATCCTAAAGATTGGGATGAAGATATTAAGCCCCAATTTACAAACGCAACAGATGCTATTATATATGAAATACATGTAAGAGATTTTTCAATAAGTAAAACATCAGGTGTTAATTATAAATTTAGAGGAAAGTATAATGGGGTTTATGAGAAGGAAACTAAGATTCCAGGAACTAATTACCCTACATGTTTAGAGTATATAAAAGAGTTAGGAATAACACATGTTCATTTAATGCCAGCATTTGATTATGCAACAGTAGATGAATCTAATGTTAGTTCTGAAAATTATAATTGGGGATATGATCCTAAAAATTTCAATGTACCAGAAGGATCATATTCTTTAGACCCTTTTAATGGGGAAAAACGAATAATAGAATTTAAGAATATGATTAAAACTTTACATGAACATGGTATAAGAGTGATTATGGATGTTGTATATAACCACACACATTCAACATATAGTTCTAATTTAAATTGCATAGTCCCCAGTTATTACTATAGACAAAATAATGATGGGTGGTTTTCTAATGGGTCTGGATGCGGAAATGAATTAGCAACAGAAAGAAAGATGGTTAAAAAATTTATAATTGATTCATTATTATATTGGGCAAGTGAGTATCATATAGATGGTTTTAGATTTGACTTAATGGGATTATATGATATAGAAATTATGAAAGATATAAGAAAAAGCTTGGATAAAATAGATAAATCCATACTTATGTATGGTGAAGGTTGGACAGGTGGTGCATCTCCTTTACCAGAATGGGATAAATGTATTAAGTTTAATATTAGTAAATTTGGAGACATGAATATAGCAGCATTTAGTGATGATATTAGAGATGGAATAAAGGGAAATGTTTTTGATTCTCATTCAAAAGGTTTTATAAGTGGTGCAGGCATTTTAGAAGAGACTATTAAATTTGGAGTAGTAGCGTCTACAAAGCATAATCAAATAAATTATGAAAGTTTAAAATATAGTAAATTTCCATGGGCAAATGAACCGTATCAAACAGTAACATATGCGTCTGCACATGATAATTATACATTATGGGATAAGATATGTCTGTCTAATAATAATTTTTCAAAAGAAGATTTAAAAGCCATGAATAAATTGTCTGCGGCTATAATTTTAACTTCTCAAGGTATTTCATTTTTTCAAGCAGGAGAAGAATTTTTAAGAACTAAGAAAAATAATGATGGAAGCTTAAATGGCAATAGTTATAATTCACCTGATAGTGTAAATGAATTACAATGGAATAGAACTGTAGAATATAAAGATGTTGTAGATTATTATAAAGGATTAATTAGGCTTAGAAAATTTTGCAAAGGGTTTAGAATGGAAAGTAGCAATGAGATAAGAGAAAATCTAAGATTCTTAGAAAGGGAAAGGAATTTTTATAATGATAAAGTAGTTGGATTTAATATAGACTTAAATTATTTACAGATTAATTGGAAACAAATTTGTGTAATATATAATGCAAATTTGAATTCAGTTGAAGTTAAACTAGATAAGAATGGATGGAATATTATTGTTAATGAAAATGAAGCTGGAATAAATAAATTATCATATGTAGATAATAATATAGTAATAGTTCCTAAATTAAGTTGCTATGTATTAGTAAAAGAAGAATAA
- a CDS encoding ABC transporter permease gives MWEIIQQVFPYAIAYTIPLLITSLGALYCERSGVVNIGLDGFMIIGSFSGALTIFKLQESMPNSTLPLWIGLLVAVVVGMLFSLLHAFASINLNADQVISGTAINMIAGALTIFLARTIAGSGRIRIQTGFYPMDVPVLSSIPVIGDLFFKKTYITTWLVLLILIVSIFLIYKTSFGLRLRACGEHPQAADAAGINVYRMRYIGVLVSGALSSLGGAIILVTYSGEFNGSVAGLGFLALAALIFGQWKPLGILGATLFFGFATTVANVSQVIPALASIPSVILKVFPYVVTLIALVLFSKSSQAPKASGEPFDSGKR, from the coding sequence ATGTGGGAAATAATACAACAAGTTTTTCCTTATGCTATTGCGTATACAATTCCTCTATTAATCACTTCACTAGGTGCATTGTATTGCGAAAGAAGTGGAGTTGTAAATATTGGACTTGATGGATTTATGATTATAGGTTCATTTTCAGGCGCTCTAACAATATTTAAATTACAAGAATCAATGCCAAATAGTACTCTTCCTCTTTGGATCGGTTTACTTGTAGCAGTGGTAGTTGGGATGTTATTTTCACTATTACATGCATTTGCTAGTATAAATTTAAATGCAGACCAAGTAATTAGTGGTACTGCAATTAATATGATAGCAGGAGCATTAACTATATTTTTAGCAAGAACTATTGCAGGTAGCGGACGTATAAGAATTCAAACTGGATTTTATCCAATGGATGTTCCAGTTCTTTCATCAATACCAGTAATTGGAGATTTGTTTTTTAAGAAAACATATATTACTACATGGTTGGTTTTATTAATACTTATAGTAAGCATATTCTTAATATATAAAACTAGTTTTGGTTTAAGATTAAGAGCATGTGGAGAACATCCTCAAGCAGCAGATGCAGCGGGAATTAACGTTTATCGTATGCGTTATATTGGAGTATTAGTTTCAGGAGCATTATCATCTCTTGGAGGAGCAATAATACTTGTAACATACTCAGGTGAATTTAATGGAAGTGTTGCAGGTCTTGGATTCTTAGCATTGGCAGCATTGATATTTGGTCAATGGAAGCCATTAGGTATCCTTGGAGCTACATTATTCTTTGGATTTGCGACTACAGTTGCTAATGTATCACAAGTAATTCCAGCATTAGCATCTATACCATCAGTAATACTAAAAGTATTCCCATATGTAGTTACGTTAATTGCATTAGTATTATTCTCAAAATCTTCGCAAGCACCAAAAGCATCTGGAGAACCATTTGATTCTGGTAAAAGATAA
- a CDS encoding LacI family DNA-binding transcriptional regulator codes for MGATINDIAKIADVSSTTVSRVLNDSGYVKEETRQKVLNVIKEMNYTPSAIARSLSKSETNTIGIIVPDITNNYFGEIIKGISEIAEDKNLNIVLFNTDNSLEKELKALKSAKAQRIKGIIMTPAFGDGNFKTKYTTLIEQLNIPVVLVSADIKYSNLSGVFVDNVKCGADATNLLIKEGHEKIGIMTGNIDSDATMDMLSGYKKVLNENNIDIIDKYIFNADFKAEIAYKLTNNILKMEDKPTALVICSNMMTMGAIRALIDSKKKTPEDISIVGINRVDFLDIVGLQVTYIEDSPIKLGKSSMNMLWEIINDKNNKSVRRTIMAPRIICNGSEKRIY; via the coding sequence ATGGGGGCCACGATAAATGATATTGCTAAAATAGCAGATGTATCATCTACAACAGTTTCAAGGGTATTAAACGATTCAGGTTATGTAAAAGAAGAGACTAGACAAAAAGTTTTAAATGTTATAAAAGAAATGAATTATACTCCAAGTGCTATTGCTAGAAGCCTTTCTAAAAGTGAAACCAACACAATTGGAATTATTGTTCCAGACATAACTAATAATTACTTTGGAGAAATAATAAAAGGAATAAGTGAAATTGCAGAAGACAAAAATTTAAATATAGTTTTATTTAATACAGATAATTCTTTAGAAAAGGAGTTAAAGGCTTTAAAGTCTGCAAAAGCTCAAAGAATAAAAGGAATAATAATGACACCAGCTTTTGGAGATGGTAATTTTAAAACTAAGTATACTACTTTAATAGAACAGTTAAATATACCAGTTGTTTTGGTATCAGCGGATATAAAATATAGCAATTTAAGTGGAGTTTTTGTGGACAACGTAAAATGTGGAGCAGATGCCACTAATTTATTAATAAAAGAAGGTCATGAAAAAATAGGAATAATGACAGGGAATATAGATTCTGACGCAACTATGGACATGCTTTCTGGATATAAAAAAGTACTTAATGAAAATAATATTGATATTATTGATAAATATATTTTCAATGCAGATTTCAAAGCAGAAATAGCTTATAAATTAACTAATAATATATTAAAAATGGAAGATAAACCAACAGCATTAGTTATTTGTAGCAATATGATGACTATGGGAGCAATAAGGGCACTTATAGATTCGAAAAAGAAAACACCAGAGGATATATCTATTGTAGGAATTAATAGAGTTGATTTTTTAGATATAGTAGGATTACAAGTTACATATATAGAGGATTCACCGATAAAACTTGGAAAGAGTTCTATGAATATGCTTTGGGAAATAATAAATGATAAAAATAATAAATCTGTAAGGAGAACAATAATGGCTCCTAGAATAATATGTAATGGTTCAGAGAAAAGGATATATTGA
- a CDS encoding MetS family NSS transporter small subunit, with product MNSIAITFFSLGAIVLWGGLVLTLGITLYNEKKLKMQ from the coding sequence ATGAACAGTATAGCAATAACTTTCTTTAGCTTAGGAGCAATAGTTTTATGGGGCGGCTTAGTGTTAACATTAGGTATAACACTTTATAATGAGAAAAAATTAAAAATGCAATAG